In one Magnetospirillum sp. genomic region, the following are encoded:
- the pcaF gene encoding 3-oxoadipyl-CoA thiolase — translation MSEAYIVDGIRTPIGRYGGALSGVRTDDLAAAPLRELVRRNAGVDWAMVDDVVYGCANQAGEDNRNVARMALLLAGLPVEISGTTINRLCGSGLDALAYAARAIRTGECDMIVAGGVESMSRAPFVMPKSETAFGREPAIYDTTIGWRFVNPLMKQMHGIDSMPETAENVAADFGIARADQDAFALRSQQRALAAQASGRFAQEIVGIDTRKGKDVVRVEADEHPRATSLEALAKLKAPFRAGGSVTAGNASGVNDGAASLLVASEAMVKRFGLNPLARVVGAATAGVPSRIMGIGPAPAAQKLLARLGWKIADLDVIELNEAFAAQALAVLRELGIADDAAHVNPNGGAIALGHPLGMSGARLALTAARELVNTGKKRALATMCIGVGQGIALALERA, via the coding sequence ATGAGCGAAGCCTATATCGTCGATGGAATCCGCACGCCGATCGGCCGCTACGGCGGCGCGCTCTCCGGCGTGCGCACCGACGATCTTGCCGCCGCCCCGCTGCGCGAGCTCGTACGGCGCAATGCGGGCGTGGATTGGGCGATGGTCGACGACGTCGTCTATGGCTGTGCCAACCAAGCCGGCGAAGACAATCGCAATGTCGCGCGCATGGCGCTGCTGCTGGCAGGCTTGCCGGTCGAAATCTCGGGCACCACGATCAACCGGCTGTGCGGCTCGGGCCTCGACGCGCTCGCCTATGCCGCGCGCGCGATCCGCACCGGCGAGTGCGACATGATTGTAGCGGGCGGCGTGGAAAGCATGAGCCGTGCCCCCTTCGTCATGCCGAAATCGGAAACCGCTTTCGGGCGCGAGCCTGCGATCTACGACACCACGATCGGCTGGCGCTTCGTCAATCCGCTGATGAAACAGATGCACGGCATCGATTCGATGCCCGAAACGGCCGAAAACGTCGCCGCCGATTTCGGCATTGCGCGCGCGGACCAAGACGCGTTTGCACTGCGCAGCCAGCAGCGCGCGTTGGCAGCCCAAGCAAGCGGGCGGTTCGCGCAGGAGATCGTCGGCATCGACACGCGCAAGGGCAAAGACGTGGTGCGCGTCGAAGCGGACGAACATCCGCGCGCAACCTCGCTCGAAGCGCTCGCGAAACTCAAAGCGCCGTTCCGCGCGGGCGGCAGCGTCACGGCCGGCAATGCGTCGGGCGTGAACGACGGTGCGGCTTCGCTGCTCGTCGCAAGCGAAGCGATGGTCAAGCGCTTCGGCCTCAACCCGCTGGCGCGCGTGGTGGGTGCGGCCACGGCCGGCGTGCCGTCGCGCATCATGGGCATCGGTCCCGCACCGGCCGCGCAGAAATTGCTGGCACGGTTGGGCTGGAAGATCGCCGATCTCGACGTGATCGAACTCAACGAGGCGTTTGCCGCCCAAGCGCTCGCAGTGCTCCGCGAGTTGGGCATTGCCGACGATGCAGCACACGTAAACCCAAATGGCGGGGCGATCGCGCTTGGCCATCCGCTCGGCATGTCGGGCGCGCGGCTGGCGCTTACGGCTGCACGCGAGCTCGTCAACACCGGCAAAAAGCGCGCGCTGGCCACGATGTGCATCGGCGTGGGCCAAGGGATCGCTCTCGCCCTCGAGCGCGCGTAG
- a CDS encoding FAD-dependent oxidoreductase, giving the protein MGFVYPQYEFRPSADSAAARPVRHPVVVIGAGPVGLATAIDFAQRGRKVVLLDDDTSVSHGSRGLCYAKRTLEIFDRLGCAAPIVEKGVTWQVGKVFHGPQQIYAFDLLPEGGHRFPAFVNLQQYWLEKFLVDRALALPNLDLRFASKVAGLDMHADHVGLGIETPAGSYRIEADWVVACDGARSPTRKMLGLDFKGRVFEDRFLIADVRMQAEFPTERWFWFDPPFHEGGSTLLHKQPDDLWRIDFQLGANADPAAEKDPARVIPRVQAMLGPDISFELEWVSVYTFQCRRLERLRHGRVLFAGDAAHQVSPFGARGANSGVQDADNLVWKLCAVLDGQAPEALLDSYEAERGTAADENIGHSTRATDFITPKNAAAKLFRDAVLELAPHHAFARGLVNSGRLSQATHYLASALSTPDAHAFAGGPAPGSPARDAPLADGWLLDRLKGGFTLLVFGGAAPAFPDLPISVVALAESDDPQGLAHQRYDATSGTAYLFRPDQYVCCRLRQFDAAAIRTAYARACGKGM; this is encoded by the coding sequence ATGGGCTTCGTCTATCCGCAGTACGAATTTCGCCCGAGTGCCGACAGTGCGGCCGCGCGCCCCGTGCGCCATCCGGTTGTGGTGATCGGCGCGGGGCCGGTCGGGCTTGCGACGGCGATCGATTTTGCGCAACGCGGCCGCAAAGTCGTGCTGCTCGACGACGACACGAGCGTGTCGCACGGCTCGCGCGGCCTGTGCTACGCCAAGCGCACGCTCGAAATTTTCGACCGGCTCGGCTGTGCCGCCCCCATCGTCGAGAAGGGCGTCACCTGGCAGGTCGGCAAAGTGTTCCACGGGCCGCAGCAGATTTACGCGTTCGATCTCTTGCCCGAGGGCGGCCATCGGTTTCCTGCGTTCGTCAATCTGCAGCAATATTGGCTCGAGAAATTCCTCGTCGATCGCGCCTTGGCGCTGCCCAATCTCGATCTGCGTTTTGCAAGCAAGGTTGCGGGCCTCGACATGCACGCCGACCATGTCGGCCTCGGAATCGAAACGCCCGCAGGCTCCTATCGCATCGAAGCCGACTGGGTCGTGGCGTGCGATGGGGCACGCAGCCCGACGCGCAAAATGCTCGGGCTCGATTTCAAAGGCCGCGTATTCGAAGACCGATTTCTGATCGCCGATGTGCGCATGCAGGCCGAATTCCCCACCGAGCGCTGGTTCTGGTTCGATCCGCCGTTCCACGAAGGCGGCTCGACCTTGCTGCACAAACAGCCCGACGATCTATGGCGCATCGATTTCCAGCTTGGGGCCAACGCGGACCCGGCGGCCGAAAAAGACCCGGCGCGCGTGATCCCACGCGTGCAGGCGATGCTGGGGCCGGACATTTCGTTCGAGCTCGAATGGGTCAGCGTCTACACGTTCCAATGTCGGCGGCTCGAGCGCTTGCGCCACGGGCGCGTGTTGTTTGCGGGCGATGCCGCCCACCAGGTGAGCCCGTTCGGCGCGCGCGGCGCCAATTCCGGCGTGCAGGATGCCGACAATCTCGTGTGGAAACTCTGCGCCGTACTCGACGGCCAAGCGCCCGAAGCTTTGCTCGACAGCTACGAGGCGGAGCGAGGGACAGCAGCCGACGAGAATATCGGGCATTCGACGCGCGCCACAGATTTCATCACGCCCAAAAACGCCGCCGCCAAATTGTTCCGCGATGCCGTGCTCGAACTCGCCCCGCACCATGCGTTTGCGCGCGGCCTCGTCAATTCCGGACGTTTGTCGCAGGCTACGCACTATTTGGCTTCGGCCCTATCGACGCCGGACGCGCATGCCTTCGCGGGCGGCCCTGCACCGGGATCGCCCGCACGCGACGCACCCTTGGCAGATGGCTGGCTGCTCGACCGGCTCAAGGGCGGCTTCACGCTGCTCGTGTTCGGCGGCGCGGCGCCCGCCTTTCCCGATCTGCCGATTTCGGTTGTCGCACTTGCTGAGTCCGACGATCCGCAAGGGCTTGCACATCAGCGTTACGACGCCACCTCCGGCACGGCCTATCTGTTTCGGCCGGACCAATATGTGTGCTGCCGCCTGCGGCAGTTCGATGCGGCAGCGATCCGCACCGCCTATGCGCGTGCGTGCGGCAAGGGGATGTGA